A genome region from Paradevosia shaoguanensis includes the following:
- the nadA gene encoding quinolinate synthase NadA — protein sequence MVQLINAMTPLEEARAILAENFDLKFSKAVETETAPIFERVRDRIPEIEWPFFAPLIHQINRLKTEKDAVILAHNYQTPQIYYGVADIVGDSLQLAVEATKVTQSTIVQCGVHFMAETSKILNPSKRVLIPDSRAGCSLASSITAEDVMAMRAQYPGVPVVTYVNTSAAVKAVTDVCCTSSNALDIVNRVEGDTVIMIPDQYLAQNTARKTHKKIITWAGACEVHETFTAEDIAELRAAYPSAKIIAHPECPPEVIDAVDYAGSTAGMIDWVKTQKPPRVVMVTECSMSDNVAAENPNVDFLRGCNICPHMKRINLENILWSLHTGTEEVTVDPAIIEPARMAVQRMIDMSRKGD from the coding sequence ATGGTACAGTTGATTAACGCCATGACCCCGCTCGAGGAGGCTCGCGCCATCCTCGCGGAGAACTTCGACCTCAAGTTCTCCAAGGCCGTGGAAACTGAGACCGCGCCGATATTCGAGCGCGTGCGCGACCGCATTCCCGAAATCGAATGGCCCTTCTTCGCGCCGCTGATCCACCAGATCAACCGGCTCAAGACGGAAAAGGACGCGGTGATCCTGGCGCATAACTACCAGACGCCGCAGATCTATTACGGGGTCGCCGACATCGTCGGGGACAGCCTGCAGCTAGCCGTCGAAGCGACGAAGGTCACGCAGTCGACCATCGTGCAGTGCGGCGTGCACTTCATGGCCGAGACCTCGAAAATCCTCAATCCGAGCAAGCGCGTGCTGATTCCCGATAGCCGCGCCGGCTGCTCGCTCGCCTCCTCGATCACCGCCGAGGACGTGATGGCGATGCGCGCGCAATATCCGGGCGTGCCGGTGGTGACCTATGTCAACACCTCCGCTGCCGTGAAGGCGGTGACCGATGTGTGCTGCACGTCGTCCAACGCGCTCGATATCGTCAATCGTGTCGAGGGCGACACGGTCATCATGATCCCGGACCAGTACCTGGCCCAGAACACCGCCCGCAAGACGCACAAGAAGATCATCACCTGGGCCGGCGCCTGCGAGGTGCACGAGACCTTTACCGCCGAGGACATCGCGGAGCTGCGCGCCGCCTATCCCAGCGCCAAGATCATCGCGCATCCGGAATGCCCGCCCGAGGTCATCGATGCAGTGGATTATGCCGGCTCGACCGCCGGGATGATCGACTGGGTCAAGACGCAGAAGCCGCCGCGCGTGGTGATGGTCACGGAATGCTCGATGAGTGACAACGTTGCCGCCGAGAACCCCAATGTCGATTTCCTGCGCGGTTGCAACATCTGCCCGCACATGAAGCGGATCAACCTCGAGAACATCCTCTGGTCGCTGCATACGGGCACCGAGGAAGTGACGGTGGATCCCGCGATCATCGAGCCGGCCCGCATGGCCGTGCAGCGGATGATCGACATGTCGCGCAAGGGCGATTGA
- a CDS encoding LysR family transcriptional regulator, with product MATLTQDLARIRAFVQVFDAGGFSAAARQHGRSKALLSKYVTDLEDYLGVRLMNRTTRKLSLTEAGEAYYREASQLLQQLDDLDASISEQTTEPRGLLRVSAPRNFGESTLAPAIFAFLVDHPAVTLDLRLEDRYVDLVDEGIDVALRISTLTDSSLIARKIADMKVMVVASPNLIRKVGVPKDPEALRALPCIVDINLQGQANWRFVEDGRTVSVHVTGPVRCNSPLVARQAAIAGLGFAMLPSYLAEPAIEEGKLAAVLADRVPTGQTLQAVYPHRRHLAGKVRALIDHLVKWFEIHPVR from the coding sequence TTGGCAACCTTGACCCAGGATCTCGCCCGTATCCGCGCCTTCGTGCAGGTCTTCGATGCCGGCGGCTTTTCGGCCGCGGCCCGCCAGCACGGGCGCTCCAAGGCGCTGCTCTCCAAATATGTGACCGATCTCGAGGATTATCTCGGCGTGCGGCTGATGAACCGTACGACGCGAAAGCTCTCGCTGACCGAGGCGGGCGAGGCCTATTACCGCGAGGCCAGCCAGCTTCTCCAGCAGCTCGACGATCTCGACGCCTCGATCTCCGAGCAGACCACCGAGCCGCGCGGGCTCCTGCGGGTTTCGGCGCCGCGCAATTTCGGCGAATCGACGCTGGCGCCGGCCATCTTCGCCTTCCTCGTCGATCATCCCGCGGTGACGCTCGATCTGCGGCTCGAGGATCGCTATGTCGATCTCGTCGATGAAGGGATCGACGTGGCGCTGCGCATCTCGACCCTTACCGATTCCTCGCTCATCGCCCGCAAGATCGCCGACATGAAGGTGATGGTGGTGGCTTCGCCCAACCTCATCCGCAAGGTCGGCGTGCCCAAGGACCCCGAAGCCCTGCGGGCACTGCCCTGCATCGTGGATATCAACCTCCAGGGCCAGGCCAATTGGCGGTTCGTCGAGGATGGGCGCACGGTTTCGGTGCATGTGACGGGGCCGGTGCGGTGCAATTCCCCGCTCGTGGCGCGGCAGGCAGCGATCGCCGGCCTTGGCTTTGCCATGTTGCCGTCGTACCTCGCCGAACCGGCGATCGAGGAGGGGAAGCTCGCGGCGGTGCTCGCCGACCGCGTTCCGACGGGGCAGACCTTGCAGGCAGTCTATCCGCACCGGCGGCACCTGGCCGGCAAGGTGCGCGCGCTCATCGATCACCTGGTCAAGTGGTTCGAAATCCACCCCGTCCGCTGA
- a CDS encoding DUF1007 family protein, giving the protein MEVILFLRSVFLAALALAASTVTALAHPHIFIDAKASVVFDADGAVSAIHNTWTFDEAFSAWSVQGLDTNNDGQLSEDELTDLTHENMKGLSEYEFYTFAGEGDLNLRFSELPGARITYDGKQTTLDFSIRPDQPYRIKDTLELAVADPEYYVAITFADASRVTLENAPAGCGVTMDPPKEMDPALADELYALPADVTKLPPELEKAVRGVQGAILVHCNATGASAAPAAPQTALEAVTQVAQVKPAPFGGPPSESNYLPQVGVFKWLADAQRAFYAMLTSSLGRLKTDNTAFLVLGGLSFLYGIIHAAGPGHGKVVIGSYLLANESQVRRGIALSFASAMLQSVVAVAFILIAVLGLRMTSLAMSDAANWIVIASYALIMLLGAWLIARKLLGWGHGHHHHHHAHDLAAKAHEHLHEGEAGHEHHDHHHHHDDEHEHGHHEHFVTPDQLRGGWREQLGVVLAVGIRPCSGALVVLVFALSQGLLAAGIFSVFLMGIGTAITVAILATLAVTAKDVARRLLASRGGVGGNVFWWLELLGAVAVFAFGAVLLVASFY; this is encoded by the coding sequence GTGGAGGTTATCCTGTTCCTGCGCTCAGTCTTCCTGGCCGCCCTCGCTCTGGCGGCTAGCACCGTAACGGCCCTTGCCCATCCGCACATCTTCATCGATGCGAAGGCGAGCGTCGTATTCGATGCCGATGGGGCGGTGAGCGCCATCCACAATACCTGGACGTTCGACGAGGCGTTTTCGGCCTGGTCGGTGCAGGGGCTCGACACCAACAATGATGGCCAGCTTTCCGAAGACGAGCTGACCGACCTCACCCACGAAAACATGAAGGGGCTCTCGGAATACGAGTTCTATACCTTTGCCGGGGAGGGCGATCTCAACCTGCGCTTCTCCGAGCTACCGGGCGCCCGCATCACCTATGACGGCAAGCAGACGACGCTCGATTTCTCGATCCGTCCCGACCAGCCCTATCGCATCAAGGACACGCTCGAACTCGCCGTCGCCGACCCCGAATATTACGTCGCCATAACCTTCGCGGATGCCAGCCGGGTGACGCTCGAAAATGCGCCGGCCGGGTGCGGCGTGACGATGGATCCGCCCAAGGAGATGGACCCGGCGCTGGCCGACGAGCTCTATGCGCTCCCTGCCGACGTCACCAAGCTGCCGCCCGAACTCGAAAAGGCGGTGCGCGGCGTGCAAGGCGCCATTCTCGTCCATTGCAATGCTACCGGCGCGTCGGCGGCTCCCGCCGCCCCGCAGACGGCGCTGGAGGCCGTGACGCAGGTGGCGCAGGTCAAGCCCGCGCCCTTCGGCGGTCCGCCCTCCGAAAGCAATTACCTGCCGCAGGTCGGCGTCTTCAAATGGCTGGCCGATGCCCAGCGCGCCTTCTACGCCATGCTGACCTCCTCGCTCGGGCGCCTCAAGACCGACAATACGGCCTTCCTCGTCCTTGGCGGCCTGAGCTTCCTCTACGGCATCATCCATGCCGCCGGCCCGGGACACGGCAAGGTGGTGATCGGCTCCTATCTCCTCGCCAACGAATCCCAGGTCCGCCGCGGCATTGCGCTGAGTTTTGCTTCGGCCATGCTGCAATCGGTGGTGGCGGTAGCCTTCATCCTCATCGCGGTGCTCGGCCTGCGCATGACATCACTGGCCATGAGCGATGCCGCCAACTGGATCGTCATCGCCTCCTACGCGCTCATCATGCTGTTGGGCGCCTGGCTCATAGCGCGCAAGCTCCTGGGCTGGGGGCACGGCCATCACCATCACCATCACGCCCATGACCTTGCCGCCAAGGCGCACGAGCACTTGCATGAGGGCGAGGCCGGGCACGAGCATCATGATCATCACCATCACCACGACGATGAGCACGAGCACGGCCATCACGAGCATTTCGTGACGCCCGATCAGCTCCGCGGCGGCTGGCGCGAGCAGCTTGGCGTGGTGCTGGCGGTAGGCATCCGCCCGTGCTCGGGGGCGCTGGTCGTGCTGGTTTTCGCGCTGAGCCAGGGATTGCTGGCCGCCGGGATATTCTCGGTGTTCCTCATGGGCATCGGTACGGCCATCACAGTGGCGATCCTGGCGACGCTCGCGGTGACCGCCAAGGACGTCGCGCGCCGGCTCCTGGCCTCGCGCGGCGGCGTCGGTGGCAATGTGTTCTGGTGGCTGGAACTTCTCGGCGCCGTAGCGGTCTTTGCCTTCGGCGCCGTGCTGCTGGTCGCCAGCTTCTACTAG
- a CDS encoding DUF72 domain-containing protein: MAGKIRIGVGGWTYEPWRGTFYPEGLTQKRELEYAGGKLSSIEINGTFYGSQKPESFAKWHDETPDDFVFTLKGTRYSTNRRVLAEAGESVERFISSGILMLKDKLGPINWQMAGTKKFDPEDFEAFLKLLPKTHEGRTLQHAVEVRHPSFRVPEFIAMAREYNVGVILDADSDYPQIADVTAPFVYVRIMGTSENEELGYSPAALDAWAERAREWAAGGSPDGLEYGSPDKAKTADRDVYLYVISGFKERNPAAAMALIERIGK; the protein is encoded by the coding sequence ATGGCGGGCAAGATTCGCATCGGTGTCGGCGGCTGGACCTACGAACCCTGGCGCGGCACCTTCTACCCCGAAGGCCTGACGCAGAAGCGCGAGCTCGAATATGCGGGCGGCAAGCTGAGCTCGATCGAGATCAACGGCACCTTCTACGGCTCGCAGAAGCCGGAAAGCTTCGCCAAGTGGCACGACGAGACGCCCGACGACTTCGTCTTCACGCTCAAGGGCACGCGCTATTCGACCAACCGGCGCGTGCTGGCCGAGGCCGGTGAATCGGTGGAGCGCTTCATTTCGAGCGGCATCCTCATGCTCAAGGACAAGCTCGGCCCCATCAACTGGCAGATGGCCGGCACCAAGAAATTCGACCCCGAGGATTTCGAAGCCTTCCTCAAGCTGCTGCCCAAGACGCATGAAGGCCGCACGCTCCAGCATGCCGTCGAAGTGCGCCACCCGAGCTTCCGCGTGCCCGAATTCATCGCCATGGCGCGCGAATACAATGTTGGGGTAATCCTCGATGCCGACAGCGACTATCCGCAGATCGCCGACGTGACCGCGCCCTTCGTCTATGTGCGCATCATGGGGACGAGCGAGAACGAGGAGCTGGGGTACTCACCGGCGGCGCTCGATGCCTGGGCCGAGCGCGCCCGGGAATGGGCAGCCGGCGGCAGCCCCGATGGGCTGGAATATGGCTCGCCGGACAAGGCGAAGACGGCCGATCGGGACGTCTATCTCTACGTGATCAGCGGCTTCAAGGAGCGCAACCCTGCCGCCGCGATGGCGCTGATCGAGCGGATCGGGAAGTAA
- the ligD gene encoding DNA ligase D, translating to MAQLTTYRGKRDFSRTPEPEGRVDGGEGNRFVVHKHGATSLHYDLRLEMDGVLKSWAVPKGPSLNPDDKRLAIQTEDHPLDYIDFEGVIPEGEYGGGPMIVWDAGTWAPMGDLEESFRSGDFKFRLAGEKLKGGWMLKRLKPKPGEDKVNWLFFKEHDPAASTTENILESRPESVKSGLTIEQLQPAPQKPRKPVKLEPGKLKGAREMPMPDKIQPQLATATADPPPIPGDRTPWLHEIKFDGYRTIAFIEDRQARLITRSGLDWSDRYKRLTNTFAQVPCRQAIIDGEVVVVDNQGVTTFAALQDALAESRSHDLTFFAFDLLYLDGYDLQNVALRDRKDLLRDLLAPIVSSKSAIQYSDHVEGEGSDLLGLVTEKHLEGIVSKRADARYEQTRSTTWLKTKARRAEDFVIVGYTRSEAAGGLGALGLGEWVDGTLEYRGKVGTGFDAPTLDLLLSRLQPIELERAPLPRAPKELVYVEPVYSARIHYANRTNDGSLRHAVYKGLIEPERPTNRPERRRLISDADLASVSITNPTRRLFGDDGPTKLDLAVYYGLVGDFMLPHLFGRPVTLVRSPSGKADDIFYQRHPFSGMPKSVGVFDAVNSDSEARQYLSVEDPKGYLALAQFGVIEFHTWGCHHADLERPDRIVFDLDPGEGITWRNIVAGARRVRGALEGIGLNAFVKTSGGKGLHVVVPIKPHHDWKAIHKATGAMAQAIAAGDRDTFIANMSREKRKNRIFIDFHRNARGATAAAPYSLRARPGLPASTPLNWNQLESIDAPEDLNYSSLPQILNSSGDPWAEIDEYASDLQAVGP from the coding sequence ATGGCGCAACTCACCACCTATCGCGGCAAGCGCGATTTTTCGCGAACTCCCGAGCCCGAAGGGCGCGTCGATGGCGGGGAGGGCAACCGCTTCGTCGTGCACAAGCACGGCGCGACCTCGCTGCACTACGACCTGCGGCTCGAAATGGATGGCGTCCTCAAGAGCTGGGCCGTGCCCAAGGGGCCTTCGCTCAATCCGGACGACAAGCGGCTCGCCATCCAGACCGAGGACCATCCGCTCGACTATATCGACTTCGAGGGCGTGATCCCGGAAGGCGAATATGGCGGCGGGCCGATGATCGTCTGGGATGCCGGCACCTGGGCGCCGATGGGCGATCTCGAGGAGAGTTTCCGGAGCGGCGATTTCAAGTTTCGTCTCGCGGGTGAAAAGCTCAAGGGCGGCTGGATGCTCAAGCGCCTCAAGCCCAAGCCGGGAGAGGACAAGGTCAACTGGCTCTTCTTCAAGGAGCACGATCCGGCCGCCTCCACGACCGAGAACATCCTCGAAAGCCGGCCGGAAAGCGTCAAGTCGGGCCTCACCATCGAGCAATTGCAGCCGGCTCCGCAAAAGCCGCGCAAGCCGGTCAAGCTTGAGCCGGGCAAGCTCAAGGGCGCGCGCGAAATGCCGATGCCCGACAAGATCCAGCCCCAGCTCGCCACCGCCACGGCGGATCCGCCGCCCATTCCGGGCGACAGGACGCCCTGGCTGCACGAGATCAAGTTCGATGGTTACCGCACCATTGCCTTCATCGAGGACCGGCAGGCACGTCTCATCACCCGCTCGGGGCTGGACTGGAGCGATCGCTACAAGCGCCTCACCAATACCTTCGCGCAGGTGCCGTGCCGGCAGGCGATCATCGATGGCGAGGTCGTGGTGGTCGACAACCAGGGCGTCACCACTTTCGCCGCGCTCCAAGATGCGCTGGCCGAAAGCCGCAGCCACGACCTCACCTTCTTTGCCTTCGATCTCCTCTATCTGGACGGCTACGACCTGCAGAACGTGGCGCTGCGCGACCGCAAGGACTTGCTGCGCGATCTCCTTGCGCCCATCGTCAGCAGCAAGTCGGCCATCCAGTACAGCGACCATGTCGAGGGCGAGGGCAGCGATCTGCTCGGGCTTGTCACCGAAAAGCACCTCGAAGGCATCGTCTCCAAGCGAGCCGATGCCCGCTACGAGCAGACCCGCTCGACGACCTGGCTCAAGACCAAGGCGCGTCGCGCCGAGGATTTCGTCATTGTCGGCTATACGCGCTCGGAAGCTGCGGGCGGGCTGGGCGCGCTGGGGCTCGGCGAATGGGTCGATGGCACGCTCGAATATCGCGGCAAGGTCGGCACGGGCTTCGATGCCCCCACGCTCGACCTCCTGCTGTCGCGCCTGCAACCGATCGAACTCGAACGCGCGCCGCTGCCGCGGGCGCCCAAGGAGCTGGTCTATGTCGAGCCGGTCTATTCGGCGCGTATCCACTATGCCAACCGCACCAATGACGGCAGCCTGCGGCACGCGGTCTACAAGGGCCTCATCGAGCCCGAGCGCCCCACCAACCGGCCCGAGCGCAGGCGGCTGATCTCGGATGCCGACCTCGCCTCCGTCTCGATCACCAATCCGACGCGGCGCCTCTTCGGCGATGATGGCCCGACCAAGCTCGACCTCGCCGTCTATTACGGCCTCGTCGGCGATTTCATGCTGCCCCATCTTTTCGGTCGGCCCGTGACGCTGGTGCGCAGTCCTTCAGGCAAGGCCGATGACATCTTCTACCAGCGGCACCCGTTCTCGGGCATGCCCAAATCCGTGGGCGTCTTCGACGCCGTCAACTCGGACAGCGAGGCGCGGCAATATCTGAGCGTGGAGGACCCCAAGGGCTATCTCGCGCTCGCCCAGTTCGGCGTCATCGAGTTCCACACCTGGGGCTGCCATCACGCCGATCTCGAAAGGCCCGACCGTATCGTGTTCGATCTCGATCCGGGCGAGGGCATCACCTGGCGCAACATCGTTGCCGGGGCGCGGCGCGTACGCGGGGCGCTGGAGGGCATCGGGCTCAATGCCTTCGTCAAGACCTCGGGCGGCAAGGGGCTGCATGTCGTCGTGCCGATCAAGCCGCATCATGACTGGAAGGCGATCCACAAGGCGACCGGCGCCATGGCCCAGGCGATCGCGGCGGGAGACCGCGATACCTTCATCGCCAATATGAGCCGGGAGAAGCGCAAGAACCGCATCTTCATCGACTTTCACCGCAATGCGCGCGGCGCCACGGCCGCTGCACCCTATAGCCTGCGTGCCCGCCCGGGATTGCCGGCTTCAACTCCCCTTAACTGGAACCAGCTGGAGTCCATCGACGCCCCGGAAGATTTGAATTATTCTTCTTTGCCTCAAATCCTCAACAGTTCCGGGGATCCCTGGGCCGAAATCGATGAATACGCGTCCGATCTGCAAGCGGTCGGTCCTTAG
- a CDS encoding Ku protein translates to MAPRSSWKGYLKLSLVTCPVRLYPATSTSERITFNQLHKDTHNRINMKPVDPELGLVERSDLVKGYQYEENQYVIIDDKDLEAVKIESSHTMNIEAFVDEDSVDVVYLDAPYYLAPDGAMAEETFIVLREALRQSGKLAIARLVLSSRERVITISARDKGMFVSVLRNPSEVRATAEYFKDIPDSAADPEMLALALQLVKQKETEFDASDYEDRYETALMSMIREKLKGHKPIIAEAPERGNVINLMDALKASLSQSKPPAESKPKEEAAATKTRSKAAAAKAEPVAKPAAKKKA, encoded by the coding sequence ATGGCGCCGCGTTCTTCCTGGAAGGGATATCTCAAGCTTTCGCTCGTCACCTGCCCGGTGCGCCTCTATCCGGCGACCAGCACGAGCGAGCGCATCACCTTCAACCAGCTCCACAAGGATACGCATAACCGGATCAACATGAAGCCGGTCGATCCTGAGCTCGGGCTCGTCGAGCGCTCGGACCTGGTCAAGGGCTACCAGTACGAGGAAAACCAGTACGTCATCATCGACGACAAGGACCTCGAAGCGGTCAAGATCGAGTCCAGCCACACCATGAACATCGAGGCGTTCGTGGATGAGGACAGCGTCGATGTCGTCTATCTCGATGCGCCCTATTACCTCGCGCCCGATGGGGCGATGGCCGAGGAAACCTTCATCGTCCTGCGCGAAGCGCTGCGCCAGTCGGGCAAGCTCGCCATCGCGCGTCTCGTGCTCTCCAGCCGCGAGCGCGTCATCACCATTTCCGCGCGCGACAAGGGCATGTTCGTCTCCGTGCTGCGCAATCCGAGCGAAGTGCGCGCCACTGCCGAATATTTCAAGGACATCCCGGATTCCGCGGCCGACCCGGAAATGCTGGCGCTCGCCCTGCAGCTGGTCAAGCAGAAGGAAACCGAGTTCGACGCGTCCGACTATGAAGACCGGTACGAGACGGCCCTGATGTCGATGATCAGGGAGAAGCTCAAGGGTCACAAGCCGATCATCGCCGAGGCGCCCGAGCGCGGCAACGTCATCAATCTCATGGATGCCCTCAAGGCCAGCCTCTCGCAGAGCAAGCCGCCCGCCGAGAGCAAGCCCAAGGAAGAGGCTGCCGCCACCAAGACGCGCAGCAAGGCCGCTGCCGCCAAGGCGGAGCCGGTCGCCAAGCCCGCAGCCAAGAAGAAAGCCTGA
- a CDS encoding tetratricopeptide repeat protein, which produces MVFEGATFGILGAPLAFPRRLAVREVERRGGIVRRGLTRQTTHVLFGRRLLGRTDAEIEALYDAAAASGAELMSEAGFRRRLGALRKEQDAQLSRQSIIEQSRLDPRAFDLLVLFDAYEHSAEPFSFRDLILARKYASLLQSGAGWGAIARSVHLAGKVSSLTAVSLHAEDEDTIYRREGEHLAKLDGQRFFALEDAEDDADELFEFAEAAEHQGEFARAATLYSQYLSMEPADSVAAFNRANVLRKAGEAEEATHSYALAIKLDPKFVEAWFNLGSLWKDRGQANLARQHLQRAIEIDPDYADPIYNLAALAFEQEDLAEARALWSRYVAMDPDSLWGKRAARGIFLIDMTLSAEGKIA; this is translated from the coding sequence ATGGTCTTTGAAGGCGCTACCTTCGGCATCCTCGGGGCCCCGCTGGCCTTTCCGAGGCGGCTTGCGGTGCGCGAGGTCGAGCGGCGCGGCGGCATCGTCCGGCGCGGCCTGACCCGGCAGACGACCCATGTGCTTTTCGGGCGCAGGCTGCTCGGTCGCACCGACGCCGAGATCGAGGCGCTTTACGATGCAGCCGCGGCTTCGGGCGCCGAGCTCATGAGCGAAGCCGGCTTCCGCCGACGGCTCGGGGCGCTGCGCAAGGAGCAGGATGCGCAGCTTTCGCGCCAGTCGATCATCGAGCAGTCGCGACTGGATCCGCGCGCCTTCGACCTCCTCGTCCTGTTCGATGCCTACGAGCACAGTGCCGAGCCCTTTTCCTTCCGCGACCTGATCCTTGCCAGGAAATATGCCAGCCTCCTGCAATCGGGCGCCGGATGGGGCGCGATTGCGCGCTCCGTGCATCTGGCCGGCAAGGTCTCCTCGCTCACCGCCGTCTCGCTCCATGCCGAGGACGAGGACACGATCTATCGGCGCGAGGGCGAGCATCTGGCCAAGCTCGACGGCCAGCGCTTCTTCGCGCTCGAGGACGCCGAGGACGACGCCGACGAATTGTTCGAGTTCGCCGAAGCGGCCGAACATCAGGGCGAATTCGCCCGGGCGGCGACGCTCTATTCGCAATATCTCTCGATGGAGCCGGCCGATTCCGTCGCCGCCTTCAACCGTGCCAACGTGCTGCGCAAGGCGGGGGAGGCCGAGGAGGCCACCCATTCCTATGCGCTGGCCATCAAGCTCGATCCCAAATTCGTCGAGGCCTGGTTCAACCTGGGCTCGCTGTGGAAGGATCGCGGGCAGGCGAACCTTGCCCGCCAGCACCTCCAGCGCGCCATCGAGATCGACCCGGATTATGCCGACCCGATCTACAACCTCGCCGCCCTGGCCTTCGAACAGGAGGACTTGGCCGAGGCCCGCGCGCTCTGGTCGCGCTATGTGGCGATGGACCCGGATTCCCTCTGGGGCAAGCGGGCGGCGCGCGGCATCTTCCTCATTGACATGACGCTTTCGGCCGAAGGCAAGATCGCATGA
- a CDS encoding alpha/beta family hydrolase encodes MTEFLFDGPEDAPVTILLAHGAGAPMDSGSMNAAAAALAAAGLRVARFEFGYMASRRTPAGSRPPPKAELVMPEYEAAIVALGARTPLVIGGKSMGGRVASMIADKMLAEGRIAGLLCLGYPFHPPGKPEQLRTRHLVGLKTPALIVQGTRDQFGTREEVETYELSPAIRILWLEDGDHDLKPRKTLSGFSADDHMKTMAQAVADWSKTLAGA; translated from the coding sequence ATGACCGAATTCCTCTTCGATGGGCCGGAAGACGCCCCGGTGACGATCCTTCTTGCCCACGGCGCCGGCGCGCCGATGGATTCGGGCTCGATGAACGCCGCCGCTGCCGCGCTGGCTGCGGCAGGCCTGCGCGTCGCGCGCTTCGAATTCGGCTACATGGCCAGCCGCCGCACGCCGGCCGGCTCCAGGCCGCCGCCGAAGGCCGAGCTGGTCATGCCCGAATACGAGGCGGCCATTGTCGCGCTCGGCGCCCGGACGCCGCTCGTCATCGGCGGCAAGTCGATGGGTGGGCGCGTGGCCTCAATGATTGCCGACAAGATGCTGGCCGAGGGCAGGATCGCCGGGCTCCTCTGTCTCGGCTATCCCTTCCACCCGCCGGGCAAGCCCGAACAGCTGCGAACCAGGCACCTCGTCGGCCTCAAGACCCCGGCCCTCATAGTCCAGGGGACGCGCGATCAGTTCGGTACGCGCGAGGAGGTCGAGACTTATGAGCTCTCGCCCGCCATCCGCATCCTCTGGCTCGAAGACGGCGACCACGATCTAAAGCCGCGCAAGACGCTCTCCGGCTTTTCGGCCGATGACCACATGAAGACCATGGCGCAAGCGGTCGCCGATTGGTCCAAAACCCTCGCGGGCGCATGA
- the xth gene encoding exodeoxyribonuclease III, whose protein sequence is MKVATFNINNVNRRLPNLLAWLDAARPDVVCLQELKASQAEFPVAAINEAGYGAVWKGQKTWNGVAILARGADPIQTRSELPGDPEDKQARYIEAAVNGVLITSLYLPNGNPQPGPKFDYKLAWFERLLALAAELYASGLPVVLAGDYNVVPTDFDIYPTKSWDDDALLQPESRAAYQRLLDQGWLDSIRSLHPDERVYTFWDYMRNRWPRDAGLRLDHLLLSEPLKPKLVAAGVDREVRGLENASDHAPAWIELEP, encoded by the coding sequence ATGAAGGTCGCGACCTTCAATATCAACAACGTCAACCGGCGCCTGCCGAACCTTCTCGCCTGGCTCGATGCCGCCCGACCCGATGTCGTCTGCCTCCAGGAACTCAAGGCCTCGCAGGCCGAGTTCCCGGTCGCGGCCATAAACGAAGCCGGATATGGCGCCGTCTGGAAGGGACAGAAGACGTGGAACGGCGTCGCCATTCTCGCGCGTGGCGCCGACCCCATCCAGACGCGCAGTGAATTGCCGGGCGATCCCGAGGACAAGCAGGCACGCTATATCGAAGCCGCCGTCAACGGCGTGCTCATCACCTCGCTCTACCTTCCCAACGGCAACCCGCAGCCGGGGCCGAAATTCGACTACAAGCTCGCCTGGTTCGAGCGCCTGCTGGCGCTTGCCGCCGAGCTTTACGCCTCCGGCCTGCCCGTGGTGCTGGCGGGCGACTACAACGTGGTGCCGACCGATTTCGACATCTACCCCACCAAGTCCTGGGACGATGACGCGCTGCTCCAGCCCGAAAGCCGGGCGGCCTATCAGCGCCTCCTCGACCAGGGCTGGCTCGATTCCATCCGCAGCCTCCATCCCGACGAGCGCGTCTATACTTTCTGGGACTACATGCGGAACCGCTGGCCGCGCGATGCCGGCCTGCGCCTCGATCACCTGCTGCTGAGCGAGCCGCTCAAGCCCAAACTGGTCGCAGCGGGCGTCGACCGCGAGGTGCGCGGCCTCGAAAACGCCAGCGACCACGCGCCGGCCTGGATCGAACTGGAACCTTGA